The following proteins come from a genomic window of Frankia casuarinae:
- a CDS encoding ATPase, T2SS/T4P/T4SS family codes for MSLQSSTSGSDGGSDVAEDVASTINTAVQRQVAAARRSGRRFTPTERAALAEELLARELADIRRGAADAPPLDAAGENEVRLLVRQAQSQLGSLGPFLLADRFSDVEVNGAVNLVLTERGSGHRIEGRSPFGSDAQAFEWVAEHAASVGRRFDESNPSVRFRLPNGVRVHAVSRVTRLTHIDCRLFRPGLDTLDGLADAGMFGSDITALLAGTAALRQPFGLIISGGTGAGKTTLLRAWVNATPDDPILDRMVTVEDEQELFLAPERFRNLVEFEARERNVDGRGEYSMARYLAENLRRQTPHRVLLGELRPDGGVLPLLLALGQGIAQGVATTIHAPSAADVVARLRTYAAFDPGRVPEAAVLETIASTVDLIVHVANLDGRRVVTSVHEVGEYREGRVTSAELWRWDARIERAVRTDLDFSDQLAAKLRSAGVGPAVLTRRRTRAAW; via the coding sequence ATGAGCCTGCAGTCGAGCACCTCCGGGTCCGACGGCGGGTCCGATGTCGCCGAGGATGTAGCGAGCACGATCAACACGGCGGTGCAGCGTCAGGTGGCGGCGGCGCGCCGCAGCGGCCGGCGGTTCACCCCCACGGAACGCGCCGCGCTCGCCGAGGAGCTCCTCGCCCGGGAACTGGCCGACATCCGGCGCGGCGCGGCCGACGCGCCGCCGCTGGACGCGGCCGGGGAGAACGAGGTGCGGCTGCTGGTCCGCCAGGCCCAGTCGCAGCTGGGTTCGCTCGGCCCGTTCCTGCTGGCGGACCGGTTTTCCGATGTGGAGGTCAACGGCGCGGTCAACCTGGTGCTGACCGAGCGCGGCAGCGGGCATCGGATCGAGGGACGGTCTCCGTTCGGTAGCGACGCCCAGGCGTTTGAGTGGGTGGCCGAGCATGCGGCGTCGGTCGGCCGCCGGTTCGACGAGAGCAACCCGTCGGTGCGGTTCCGGCTGCCGAACGGGGTTCGGGTGCACGCGGTGTCCCGGGTGACTCGCCTGACCCATATCGACTGCCGGTTGTTCCGGCCCGGCCTGGACACCCTGGACGGGCTCGCCGACGCGGGGATGTTCGGATCTGACATCACCGCCCTGCTCGCGGGGACGGCGGCTTTGCGTCAACCGTTTGGGCTGATCATCTCGGGTGGGACGGGAGCGGGGAAGACGACGCTGCTGCGGGCGTGGGTCAACGCCACACCCGACGATCCGATCCTCGACCGGATGGTGACGGTGGAGGATGAGCAGGAGCTGTTCCTGGCCCCGGAGCGGTTCCGCAACCTGGTGGAGTTCGAGGCCCGCGAGCGCAACGTCGACGGCCGCGGCGAGTATTCGATGGCGCGGTATCTCGCGGAGAACCTGCGCCGTCAGACCCCGCACCGGGTCCTGCTCGGGGAACTGCGCCCCGACGGCGGCGTCCTGCCGCTGCTGCTGGCGCTCGGGCAGGGCATCGCCCAAGGGGTGGCGACGACGATCCACGCACCGAGCGCCGCCGACGTCGTCGCCCGGCTACGCACGTATGCGGCGTTCGACCCGGGGCGGGTGCCGGAGGCGGCGGTGTTGGAGACCATCGCGTCCACCGTCGATCTGATCGTGCATGTCGCGAACCTGGACGGCCGGCGGGTGGTCACGAGCGTGCATGAGGTCGGGGAGTACCGGGAGGGCCGGGTGACCTCGGCGGAGCTGTGGCGCTGGGACGCGAGGATCGAGCGGGCGGTACGCACGGACCTGGACTTCTCCGACCAGCTCGCCGCCAAGCTGCGTTCCGCCGGGGTCGGCCCGGCGGTCCTCACCCGGCGCCGGACGAGGGCGGCCTGGTGA
- a CDS encoding type II secretion system F family protein produces MNAQTRLFIGALSGALVGLGCWLLLVALLQDRDVPAGRSRPVGWGRRLPGGPREGRPSDAGMAGWGAEFVLPVAGGVLAGLILGVVVGVPVLGVLGGGAAWLTHDVRRGPSVDELNELGEAVATWCETVRQELDAGQPLKAAVVASCQLPPSALAGPLGRLRVRLDQEPLPAALAGFRAEVNHPLVGSIAAVLSLTYRRGAGDLARLMAEQVESTRHRVAVLRDLHAARARYRRSMVLLLGLFAVSVVGVLAVWPAMLAPYRTAWGQAVLIMIAGVVGLAVRTLLRLARPAVVPDFFGDAT; encoded by the coding sequence GTGAACGCGCAGACCCGCCTCTTCATCGGGGCGCTGTCCGGTGCGTTGGTCGGCCTGGGATGCTGGCTGCTGCTCGTCGCCTTGCTGCAGGACCGGGACGTCCCCGCCGGCCGGAGCCGCCCTGTTGGCTGGGGCCGCCGGCTGCCGGGCGGGCCCCGGGAGGGCCGGCCGTCCGACGCCGGGATGGCCGGGTGGGGTGCGGAGTTCGTGTTGCCGGTGGCGGGCGGCGTGCTCGCTGGTCTGATCCTCGGCGTCGTGGTCGGTGTGCCGGTGCTCGGGGTGCTGGGTGGTGGCGCCGCGTGGCTGACGCACGACGTCCGGCGGGGTCCAAGCGTCGACGAGCTGAACGAGCTCGGTGAGGCGGTCGCGACCTGGTGCGAGACGGTGCGCCAGGAACTCGACGCCGGGCAGCCGCTGAAGGCGGCGGTGGTGGCGTCGTGTCAGCTGCCCCCGTCCGCGCTCGCCGGGCCGTTGGGCCGGTTACGGGTCCGCCTCGATCAGGAGCCGTTGCCGGCGGCGCTGGCCGGCTTCCGGGCGGAGGTGAACCATCCGCTTGTCGGGTCGATCGCCGCCGTGCTGTCGCTGACCTACCGGCGGGGCGCCGGGGACCTGGCGCGGCTGATGGCCGAGCAGGTCGAGTCGACCCGCCACCGGGTCGCGGTGCTGCGGGATCTGCATGCCGCCCGGGCCCGCTACCGCCGGTCGATGGTGCTGCTGCTCGGCCTGTTTGCCGTGTCCGTCGTCGGTGTCCTGGCGGTATGGCCGGCGATGCTCGCTCCCTACCGCACCGCCTGGGGGCAGGCGGTCCTCATCATGATCGCCGGCGTTGTGGGTCTGGCGGTGCGGACCCTGCTCCGGCTGGCCCGGCCCGCCGTGGTCCCCGACTTCTTCGGCGACGCGACATGA
- a CDS encoding pilus assembly protein TadG-related protein, with protein sequence MTITRSAQHGDQGSVSLLLAVLFAGAVLLAGLIADTGRVLYANADASDLAGKAARAGAQQIAPASLRAGSPTLDPAAADAAARAYLDRHHIDGTITVAGDAVTVIVQTRITYVLLALSGRTGATVTQTRSAVALRGP encoded by the coding sequence GTGACCATCACCCGCTCCGCCCAACACGGTGACCAGGGGTCGGTCAGCCTCCTGCTGGCGGTGCTGTTCGCCGGCGCGGTCCTGCTCGCCGGACTGATCGCCGACACCGGCCGGGTCCTGTATGCCAACGCCGACGCCTCCGACCTCGCCGGCAAGGCCGCCCGCGCCGGCGCCCAACAGATCGCCCCGGCCAGCCTGCGTGCGGGCAGTCCCACCCTCGATCCGGCCGCGGCCGACGCGGCCGCCCGCGCCTACCTCGACCGTCACCACATCGACGGCACGATCACCGTCGCTGGTGACGCGGTGACGGTCATCGTTCAGACGCGCATCACCTATGTCCTGCTCGCCCTGTCCGGCCGGACCGGCGCCACGGTCACCCAGACCCGGTCCGCCGTCGCCCTCCGCGGCCCGTAA
- a CDS encoding TadE/TadG family type IV pilus assembly protein, producing the protein MPLADRVGARAGREGASEQDRDRGAYSVEFAAGWLIFLMAVAILAVAFQAQQARSGVRHAAREGARAASLAATPADAEQQADMVARRALTASSCAAGSETVSTDVTGFGAGGVVTVTAGCRVHLVLGPSRTVTASRDEVIDRFRGGLRDRP; encoded by the coding sequence ATGCCGCTCGCGGATCGGGTCGGAGCTCGCGCGGGTCGGGAGGGGGCGTCGGAACAGGACCGCGACCGGGGGGCCTACTCGGTCGAGTTCGCCGCCGGATGGCTGATCTTCCTGATGGCCGTGGCGATCCTCGCGGTGGCCTTCCAGGCTCAGCAGGCCCGAAGCGGTGTCCGGCACGCCGCCCGGGAAGGCGCCCGGGCCGCCTCGCTCGCCGCGACCCCCGCCGACGCCGAGCAGCAGGCCGACATGGTCGCGCGCCGTGCGCTCACCGCCAGCTCCTGCGCGGCGGGCAGCGAGACCGTCTCCACCGACGTGACCGGGTTCGGCGCCGGCGGGGTCGTCACGGTCACCGCCGGATGCCGCGTCCACCTCGTCCTCGGCCCGTCCCGCACCGTCACGGCGAGCCGCGACGAGGTCATCGACCGGTTCCGCGGCGGCCTGCGGGACCGCCCGTGA
- a CDS encoding type II secretion system F family protein translates to MTGPLSDPAVPALCGAIVGAGLFLLGRSLRPTPAPDQQPARGATGGRWAGQVHRRFEQTVGPVWARRLLLAEDLAVLGLDPAAHTATRMIRLLVVVSATVGLAAVGWASGIVLPATTLPLGCVAAVPFGFVWADRPLHRRASARRQETRLAVAAYLDLVRILLVGGLSLHTALQTAADAGRGWAFTEIRAALQWARARHVPPDAGLNRLAVRVPVAEFAELRLTVSSALRGASPVLALQSKSTHLRAAEAAQARLAASVADAAMELPAVMVALAFVAFLTIPLLVILTGVEATP, encoded by the coding sequence ATGACCGGCCCGCTGTCCGACCCGGCAGTACCGGCTCTTTGCGGTGCGATCGTCGGCGCCGGGTTGTTCCTCCTCGGGCGGAGCCTGCGCCCGACCCCCGCACCCGACCAGCAGCCGGCCCGGGGTGCGACCGGTGGCCGCTGGGCCGGGCAGGTCCACCGCCGGTTCGAGCAGACCGTCGGCCCCGTGTGGGCGCGGCGACTGCTCCTCGCCGAGGACCTTGCCGTGCTCGGCCTCGACCCGGCCGCGCACACCGCGACCAGGATGATCCGCCTGCTGGTCGTGGTGAGCGCCACGGTGGGGCTGGCCGCGGTGGGGTGGGCGAGCGGGATCGTGCTGCCCGCGACGACCCTGCCGCTCGGCTGTGTCGCCGCGGTGCCGTTCGGGTTCGTGTGGGCGGATCGGCCGCTGCACCGCCGGGCGAGTGCCCGCCGGCAGGAGACGAGGCTGGCCGTGGCCGCCTATCTCGATCTGGTGCGGATCCTGCTGGTCGGTGGGCTGTCGCTGCATACCGCGCTGCAGACCGCGGCCGATGCCGGCCGGGGATGGGCCTTCACCGAGATCCGCGCCGCCCTGCAGTGGGCCCGCGCCCGCCATGTCCCGCCGGACGCCGGGCTGAACCGCCTTGCCGTGCGAGTGCCGGTGGCGGAGTTCGCCGAGCTGCGCCTGACGGTCAGCTCGGCGCTGCGCGGCGCGTCCCCGGTCCTCGCGTTGCAGAGCAAGAGCACCCACCTGCGCGCCGCGGAGGCCGCGCAGGCCCGGCTCGCGGCCTCCGTCGCGGACGCCGCGATGGAGCTGCCGGCGGTCATGGTCGCCCTGGCCTTCGTCGCCTTCCTCACCATCCCCCTGCTGGTGATCCTCACCGGCGTCGAAGCCACCCCATGA
- a CDS encoding BTAD domain-containing putative transcriptional regulator: MARPSAGQALRGLAALLGLLVFLTAVPVFLAAWRGNPLPTTWEPARWATLATRGYLHPDVVPDTLAVLAWLTWAYLTLCIIGEALTQTARSRRGPHGTARPGGVSNAPTVPERAGWRLPAPNVVRRATARWVALASLAVSLLSSRAALAATPTTTGPSGHPAATASASADVTTVLGGTAPAPAADVLAGPVQASPGPGPIGHGLPEPRRLFGDIYRCGPYDTLRSVAAQFLGNLDRWKEVRDASVGLRQPDGTTLPPDFVVIGDGTLLRIPLAPAPTTASATPNATTGTAKPARGTPPTETTHTVRPGETLWDIAHNAYPDVPKHDLPHLVGQIFHANQGATDPAGRRLHDPNLLNPGMILRLPVLAGSNGAPTSSAAPPSAGSAAPPGDGPSTSDPNAPSPPGIVRATSLAPGPTRPSPSAPAATRHDDHTTAPNHTTAPNLLPVWVGAAGLLTAAVASTVTSRRRRRDQSLDRRGASPPPHPRTIALHTAVLATADPDGLSRLDAALRALAAQHIPTVHGPAGPTEGPEPLVVLVRPDGTIDVYLRQPRPDPPVPWHAQVDGRIWILPPTAPLPPLPDLPPPCPLLVQLGTEPDGAELYADLEALGILTLDPGDTGTEGLRALARALLATLALSPLAATPRIEAVGFDPLGFLDDDRIDIADDLPTLLDRIIPDLQALHDELAATGHTSTFAARAAVPVENWEPTAALVVLPHPTDHDPHAHADLIDLAGGGGQGLAVVTHHPASPDPDENAATWRLIFDGPAEPGGEPLWRLDPLGLRVLPAQMAADELRDLLLLLDDADQPPHPVPLPPAEPDPAPYTGPDWQVMIGLLGPLAVVARDGRRPSRDLARERTLEVLAWLATHRGRTRTDLEAALWPTGAQTRSINNQLGRARSILVALVGEQARQWLPTRRTTITLHPAVVTDLDLLHAHIRHAEAHRRHPEVAIAALTEGLDLVRGTPARHPWIDAELGSQLTTTVVRAALLLADLHLTHGDTAAVLDATRRGLAVLPAHPGLFAQRMRAYAHAGDRSAVRAEYHSYLRAEQADPLWDGATDPDLETLYRTLTHSTHRRPPVDLRIRRS, from the coding sequence GTGGCCCGCCCGTCGGCCGGGCAGGCGCTGCGCGGCCTGGCCGCGCTTCTCGGCCTGCTGGTCTTCCTCACCGCCGTGCCGGTGTTCCTGGCCGCCTGGCGGGGAAACCCGCTGCCCACCACCTGGGAACCCGCCCGGTGGGCGACGCTGGCCACCCGGGGCTACCTCCACCCCGACGTCGTCCCCGACACCCTCGCCGTGCTGGCCTGGCTGACCTGGGCCTACCTCACCCTGTGCATCATCGGGGAAGCCCTCACCCAGACCGCCCGGAGCCGACGCGGTCCACACGGCACGGCCCGCCCCGGCGGCGTGTCCAACGCGCCGACCGTGCCGGAACGCGCCGGATGGCGCCTTCCCGCGCCGAACGTGGTCCGGCGCGCCACGGCGCGATGGGTGGCGCTGGCCTCCCTCGCCGTCAGCCTGCTCTCCTCCCGGGCCGCCCTCGCCGCCACCCCGACCACGACCGGCCCGTCCGGGCACCCGGCGGCCACGGCGAGCGCATCCGCCGACGTCACAACCGTCCTCGGTGGCACCGCCCCCGCCCCGGCTGCAGACGTCCTGGCCGGCCCCGTCCAGGCCAGCCCCGGGCCGGGGCCGATCGGGCATGGGCTACCGGAACCGAGACGGCTCTTCGGGGACATCTACCGCTGCGGCCCCTATGACACCCTGCGATCCGTCGCCGCGCAGTTCCTCGGCAACCTGGACCGGTGGAAGGAGGTCCGCGACGCCAGCGTCGGCCTGCGCCAACCCGACGGCACCACCCTCCCACCCGACTTCGTGGTGATCGGCGACGGAACCCTGCTACGGATCCCCCTCGCCCCCGCACCGACCACAGCATCCGCGACCCCGAACGCCACCACCGGCACAGCGAAACCGGCACGAGGCACCCCACCGACCGAGACGACCCACACGGTTCGTCCCGGCGAGACGCTCTGGGACATCGCCCACAACGCCTACCCCGACGTCCCGAAGCACGACCTTCCGCACCTGGTCGGGCAGATCTTCCACGCCAACCAGGGCGCGACGGATCCCGCCGGACGACGCCTCCACGACCCGAACCTCCTTAACCCCGGCATGATCCTCCGACTACCCGTGCTCGCCGGCAGCAACGGCGCGCCGACGTCCAGTGCCGCGCCGCCCAGCGCCGGATCCGCGGCGCCCCCGGGCGACGGGCCGTCGACGTCGGACCCGAACGCGCCCAGCCCACCGGGGATCGTAAGAGCGACGTCGCTGGCACCCGGCCCCACCCGGCCGTCCCCGAGCGCACCCGCAGCGACCCGGCACGACGACCACACCACCGCGCCGAACCACACCACCGCGCCGAACCTCCTCCCCGTCTGGGTCGGCGCCGCCGGCCTTCTCACCGCGGCCGTCGCGTCCACCGTCACCTCGCGGCGCCGACGGCGCGACCAAAGCCTCGACCGGCGCGGCGCATCGCCCCCGCCCCACCCGCGCACCATCGCCCTGCACACCGCGGTCCTCGCCACCGCCGACCCCGACGGGCTGTCCCGCCTCGACGCCGCCCTCCGCGCACTCGCCGCCCAGCACATCCCCACCGTGCACGGGCCCGCGGGTCCCACCGAAGGTCCCGAACCCCTGGTCGTCCTCGTCCGCCCGGACGGCACCATCGACGTCTACCTCCGCCAGCCCCGTCCCGACCCGCCGGTACCCTGGCACGCGCAGGTCGACGGCCGGATCTGGATCCTGCCTCCCACCGCCCCGCTACCTCCGCTTCCCGACCTCCCGCCGCCCTGCCCGCTTCTCGTCCAACTCGGCACCGAACCCGACGGCGCCGAGCTCTACGCCGACCTGGAAGCCCTCGGGATCCTCACCCTCGACCCGGGCGACACCGGCACCGAAGGCCTCCGCGCGCTGGCCCGCGCCCTGCTCGCCACCCTCGCCCTGTCCCCCCTCGCCGCAACACCCCGCATCGAGGCCGTCGGCTTCGACCCCCTCGGCTTCCTCGACGACGACCGGATCGACATCGCCGACGACCTCCCCACCCTCCTCGACCGGATCATCCCTGACCTGCAGGCCCTCCACGACGAACTCGCCGCCACCGGCCACACCTCCACCTTCGCCGCCCGCGCGGCCGTCCCCGTGGAGAACTGGGAACCGACCGCGGCCCTCGTCGTCCTCCCACACCCCACAGACCACGACCCCCACGCCCACGCCGACCTGATCGACCTCGCCGGCGGCGGCGGCCAGGGACTCGCCGTCGTCACCCACCACCCGGCCAGTCCGGACCCCGACGAGAATGCCGCCACCTGGCGGCTCATCTTCGACGGACCGGCAGAACCCGGCGGGGAACCTCTGTGGCGACTCGACCCCCTCGGCCTACGCGTCCTCCCCGCCCAGATGGCCGCCGACGAACTCCGCGATCTGCTCCTTCTCCTCGACGACGCCGACCAACCACCCCACCCCGTCCCCCTGCCACCCGCCGAACCCGACCCCGCCCCCTACACCGGCCCCGACTGGCAGGTGATGATCGGCCTCCTCGGCCCCCTGGCCGTCGTCGCCCGCGACGGCCGCCGACCCTCACGCGACCTTGCCCGCGAACGCACCCTGGAAGTCCTCGCCTGGCTCGCCACCCACCGCGGCCGCACCCGCACCGACCTGGAAGCCGCCCTCTGGCCCACCGGCGCCCAGACCCGCTCCATCAACAACCAGCTCGGCCGCGCCCGCAGCATCCTCGTCGCCCTCGTCGGCGAACAGGCCCGGCAATGGCTCCCGACCCGCCGCACCACCATCACCCTCCACCCCGCCGTCGTCACCGACCTCGACCTGCTCCACGCCCACATCCGCCACGCCGAAGCCCATCGTCGCCATCCCGAGGTCGCCATCGCCGCCCTCACCGAGGGACTCGACCTTGTCCGCGGCACCCCCGCCCGCCACCCGTGGATCGACGCCGAACTCGGCTCCCAGCTCACCACCACCGTTGTCCGCGCCGCCCTCCTCCTCGCCGACCTGCACCTCACCCACGGCGATACCGCCGCCGTCCTCGACGCCACCCGCCGCGGCCTCGCCGTCCTGCCCGCCCACCCCGGCCTGTTCGCCCAGCGCATGCGCGCCTACGCCCACGCCGGCGACCGCAGCGCCGTCCGCGCCGAATACCACTCCTACCTGCGCGCCGAACAAGCCGACCCCCTCTGGGACGGCGCCACCGACCCCGACCTCGAAACCCTCTACCGCACCCTCACCCACAGCACCCACCGCCGGCCACCGGTCGATCTCCGAATCCGAAGATCTTGA
- a CDS encoding SAF domain-containing protein → MTRPARPTDHDWIADDLDPGPQSGVARRRWGGAAVALLLMVLGAAGALWLSSDDARRVEVVALARPLARGTVVAPADLAVVGVDARGGSVRLATPATARRALVGRPVLLDLPAGTLLSPEMVGSVTAPAGQVSIGVTVGPDGLPSASVRTGDAVGVLGFDTTTGRAVVLARDVRIAEVRPPAATGRSGDTVVYLALPERLAETVETAAMSEHGVRLFGVGGGSSPGPADGGPAGGSGDGPGQGGGG, encoded by the coding sequence ATGACCCGGCCGGCGAGACCCACCGATCACGACTGGATCGCGGACGACCTCGACCCCGGTCCGCAGAGCGGCGTGGCGCGCCGCCGGTGGGGCGGCGCGGCCGTGGCGCTGCTGCTCATGGTCCTCGGCGCGGCCGGCGCGCTGTGGTTGTCCTCGGACGATGCACGCCGGGTCGAGGTGGTGGCGCTCGCCCGTCCGCTGGCCCGCGGCACGGTGGTGGCACCGGCGGATCTGGCGGTCGTCGGTGTGGATGCGCGGGGCGGGTCGGTGCGGCTGGCCACGCCGGCCACGGCGCGCCGCGCGTTGGTGGGGCGGCCGGTGCTCCTGGACCTACCGGCGGGCACCCTACTCAGCCCGGAGATGGTCGGCTCGGTAACGGCACCCGCCGGGCAGGTCTCGATCGGGGTGACGGTCGGCCCGGACGGTCTGCCCTCGGCGTCGGTCCGGACCGGTGATGCCGTGGGGGTCCTGGGGTTCGACACGACGACCGGCCGGGCCGTGGTGCTGGCCCGTGATGTACGGATCGCCGAGGTCCGCCCGCCGGCGGCGACGGGCCGGTCCGGGGACACCGTCGTCTACCTCGCCCTGCCCGAGCGGCTGGCGGAGACGGTGGAGACGGCTGCGATGTCCGAGCATGGCGTCCGCCTCTTCGGTGTCGGCGGTGGGTCTTCGCCCGGGCCGGCTGACGGCGGCCCGGCCGGCGGTAGCGGGGACGGCCCTGGGCAGGGAGGTGGCGGATGA